Proteins encoded in a region of the Elizabethkingia bruuniana genome:
- a CDS encoding carboxypeptidase-like regulatory domain-containing protein, whose product MKIKISFILFLFLSALCFSQVIKGSVVSTADQPLSNVKIYIDGSQVSSITDTKGIFDISIPNIKQGNIVFQKDGYQDFVYPLQQAMNKTLKVVLEKERLIEEVKLIGYSSKDYEKYINTFFDNFLGISREGVSIENPKEVKFAYDKTERILRAQAKKPLIIFNKKLGYTIEYKLMSFYIDHRNGISQYTGTSFYTPIKASESKNRVYKMNRLNAYYGSVQHFFKSVFNNSVNKEGFILDRIKHMEGQKALALVEKDLQASAYRSEADGKVYFEFPDILMVSYKKYLFDISKREVVRTNSYSTINSYVETRGIRYHITSDGNYSDPDQMLFQKSWAMDKVAKMLPLDYEPEK is encoded by the coding sequence ATGAAAATAAAAATCAGCTTTATTCTATTTCTGTTTTTGTCGGCTTTGTGTTTTTCACAAGTTATAAAAGGAAGTGTTGTTTCCACAGCAGATCAGCCTTTGTCTAATGTGAAAATATATATTGATGGCAGTCAGGTTTCTTCGATAACGGATACCAAAGGAATATTTGATATTAGCATTCCCAATATAAAACAAGGAAATATTGTTTTTCAGAAAGATGGCTATCAGGATTTTGTTTATCCTTTACAGCAGGCTATGAATAAAACCCTTAAAGTTGTACTGGAAAAAGAACGACTTATAGAAGAGGTAAAGTTAATTGGGTACTCAAGTAAGGATTATGAAAAATATATCAATACTTTTTTTGACAATTTTTTAGGAATAAGCAGAGAGGGCGTAAGTATTGAGAATCCGAAAGAAGTGAAATTTGCTTATGATAAAACAGAAAGAATTCTCAGAGCCCAGGCCAAGAAACCTTTAATAATTTTCAATAAAAAACTAGGTTATACAATAGAATACAAACTCATGTCTTTCTATATTGATCATAGAAATGGTATTTCCCAATATACAGGAACATCGTTTTATACACCAATAAAAGCATCTGAATCTAAAAACAGAGTTTATAAAATGAACAGGCTGAATGCTTATTACGGTAGTGTGCAACATTTTTTTAAATCAGTGTTTAATAACAGTGTTAATAAAGAAGGATTTATTCTGGACCGGATTAAGCATATGGAAGGTCAAAAAGCCCTTGCTTTGGTAGAAAAAGATCTTCAGGCATCTGCATACAGAAGTGAAGCGGATGGGAAAGTGTATTTTGAATTTCCTGATATACTAATGGTGAGCTATAAGAAATATCTTTTCGATATTTCTAAACGGGAGGTTGTAAGAACAAACTCTTATAGTACGATAAACTCTTATGTTGAAACGCGTGGTATCCGTTATCACATAACATCTGACGGTAATTATTCAGATCCGGATCAGATGTTGTTTCAGAAGTCCTGGGCTATGGATAAAGTAGCAAAGATGCTTCCGCTGGACTACGAACCTGAAAAATAA